A window from Telopea speciosissima isolate NSW1024214 ecotype Mountain lineage chromosome 8, Tspe_v1, whole genome shotgun sequence encodes these proteins:
- the LOC122671735 gene encoding pentatricopeptide repeat-containing protein At1g59720, chloroplastic/mitochondrial-like isoform X1, with the protein MRKNCCKRLKSYFPGSLRSTFRREALFVLLPLPKLHPSRSSSSLTPRPSIASDPHESSNSREHNLHSLFKKCSTLKNVNQIHAQIIQTGFEQNLFMLAKIIIFCADSEHGPMDYAVSVFEQIRSPDGFLWNTMIRGFGKTSKPDNAFGFYKRMLYKGEVADNFTYSFLLKICGQLRSVELGKQIHCATLKHGLDFHVFVRNTLIHMYGMFTDIETARQLFEEIPRTELVAWNIIIDCNVHCGHYKEALELFLRMQQSSMEPDEATLVVVLSACAELGALDFGRWIHSRIDYTSFSDIISVCNSLIDMYAKCGAIDNARQVFNKMNQRNIVSWNSMILGLAMHGYADDALELFSKMMEGKLETPNDITFLGVLCACSHRGLVDEGKYYFDIMKREYQLQPTIKHYGCMVDLLGRAGFVMEAYQLIRSMPIECNAIVWRTLLGACRVHGQIQLGERVRRHLLELEPDHSGDYVLLANMYASTGQWNDVFRVRTAMKNRAVQKPKPGNSSIDVQPSYCGYWSEIGSTEPCKKISTAQMGVDTKLPPCIH; encoded by the coding sequence ATGAGAAAAAACTGCTGCAAGAGGCTAAAATCCTACTTTCCAGGTTCTCTTCGTTCAACTTTTAGAAGAGAAGCGTTGTTTGTTCTGTTGCCACTTCCAAAGCTCCATCCATCTCGCTCCTCGTCCAGCCTAACACCCCGACCCtcaatagcttcagacccacaTGAGAGCAGCAACTCAAGAGAGCATAATCTTCACTCTCTCTTTAAGAAATGTTCTACTTTGAAGAATGTAAATCAAATCCATGCCCAAATCATCCAAACCGGCTTTGAACAAAACCTGTTTATGTTGGCCAAGATCATCATATTTTGTGCAGATTCCGAACATGGACCAATGGATTACGCGGTCTCTGTCTTTGAACAAATCCGAAGCCCAGATGGGTTTCTCTGGAACACCATGATACGGGGATTCGGAAAGACCAGTAAACCAGATAATGCTTTCGGTTTCTACAAGAGAATGCTATACAAGGGAGAGGTAGCAGACAACTTCACCTACTCTTTTTTACTCAAAATATGCGGACAGTTGAGATCAGTTGAGCTGGGTAAGCAAATTCACTGTGCTACACTGAAGCATGGCCTGGACTTTCATGTATTTGTCAGAAACACTCTCATCCATATGTACGGTATGTTTACAGACATCGAAACCGCACGGCAGCTGTTCGAAGAAATACCCAGAACAGAATTGGTCGCTTGGAACATAATCATTGATTGCAATGTCCATTGTGGCCATTACAAAGAAGCTCTCGAGCTGTTCTTAAGAATGCAACAAAGTTCCATGGAACCTGATGAGGCAACATTGGTTGTTGTCCTCTCTGCATGTGCTGAATTGGGTGCATTAGATTTTGGGAGGTGGATTCATTCTCGAATCGATTATACCAGTTTCAGCGATATTATCTCGGTATGCAACTCTTTGATCGACATGTATGCAAAGTGCGGTGCGATTGACAATGCTCGTCAAGTATTCAATAAGATGAATCAGCGGAATATAGTATCATGGAACTCAATGATACTAGGACTTGCAATGCATGGATATGCAGATGATGCATTGGAACTATTCTCTAAAATGATGGAAGGTAAGCTTGAGACACCAAATGACATTACTTTCTTAGGAGTCTTGTGTGCTTGCAGTCACAGAGGGCTGGTAGATGAAGGGAAATATTATTTTGATATCATGAAGAGGGAATACCAATTACAACCAACAATAAAGCACTATGGATGCATGGTAGATCTTCTTGGGAGAGCAGGTTTTGTGATGGAAGCATACCAACTAATAAGGAGCATGCCAATTGAGTGTAATGCTATTGTGTGGAGGACACTGCTGGGTGCTTGTCGGGTTCATGGGCAAATTCAACTGGGGGAGAGGGTGAGGAGGCATCTCCTGGAGTTAGAGCCAGATCACAGTGGAGATTATGTTCTTCTTGCAAATATGTATGCAAGTACAGGTCAGTGGAATGATGTCTTCAGGGTCAGAACAGCAATGAAAAATAGAGCAGTTCAGAAACCAAAGCCTGGTAACAGTTCTATCGATGTTCAGCCTTCATACTGTGGTTATTGGTCAGAGATAGGGTCAACTGAACCATGTAAAAAAATTAGTACTGCTCAGATGGGTGTTGATACAAAACTTCCTCCTtgtatccattaa
- the LOC122671736 gene encoding 2-hydroxy-palmitic acid dioxygenase mpo1 — protein sequence MGKVGLFDLEKHFAFYGAYHSNPINVFLHMLFVWPIVFSTLILLYFTPPLFNLPNLGFSPFGYNVDLVLNIGFFLGLVSASFYIAFDKKAGFLAALLNFCCWVSSSYVAGRLGFSLAWKVAVAAQLICWTGQFIGHGVFEKRAPALLDNLFQAFLMAPFFVLLEALQMFCGYEPYPGFHEKVQAKVDSEIKEWKAKNQKKSS from the exons ATGGGGAAGGTTGGATTATTCGATCTGGAGAAGCATTTTGCCTTCTATGGTGCTTATCATAGCAACCCCATTAATGTGTTTTTACATATGTTATTTGTTTGGCCTATCGTATTTTCAACTCTTATTCTTCTGTACTTCACACCTCCCCTCTTCAATCTCCCTAATCTAGGCTTCTCTCCATTTGGGTACAACGTTGACTTGGTTCTAAATATTGGCTTCTTTCTTGGTTTGGTCTCTGCCTCGTTCTATATCGCTTTCGATAAGAAAGCTGGTTTTCTGGCTGCCCTTCTCAACTTCTGCTGTTGGGTCTCTAGCAGTTATGTTGCAGGTCGGCTTGGCTTTTCTCTGGCGTGGAAG GTAGCTGTTGCAGCACAATTGATTTGTTGGACTGGACAGTTTATAGGCCATGGAGTCTTTGAG AAACGAGCACCAGCTCTTTTGGACAACCTCTTTCAAGCCTTTCTAATGGCCCCTTTTTTTGTTCTACTGGAG GCTCTTCAGATGTTCTGTGGTTATGAACCATATCCTGGTTTTCATGAAAAAGTGCAAGCAAAGGTAGATTCTGAAATCAAAGAATGGAAAGCAAAGAATCAGAAGAAAAGTTCTTAG
- the LOC122670355 gene encoding pentatricopeptide repeat-containing protein At5g15300-like — MIRKKKDKGSNLQQRLSIWVRCSNIRTLKQIHGSMVVSGFNSNPSALRELIFTCAIGISDAMDYANQLFRQITQPDTFMWNTMLRGSAQSSNPSNAISLYTQMEVRHVRPDNFTFPFLLKACTKLSWVKMGNEVHGKIVKFGFESNTFVRNSLINFHANCGDLTVARAIFDGSPKRDVVAWSALTAGYARRGDLGMARQLFDDMPMKDLVSWNVMITGYVKCGDMGNARKLFDEVPERDVVTWNAMIAGYVLCGSCDKALEMFEEMRCVGERPDEVTMLSLLSACADSGALDVGQKVHSSLSEMGLESSKIVLGNALIDMYAKCGSIEKALEVFRRMREKDVSSWNSIIGGLAFHGHAEETIKLFNEMRREKIKPNEITFVAVFVACSHGGMVEEGRQYFNLMRNEYGIEPNIKHYGCMVDLLGRAGLLNEAFRFVEAMEIEPNAIVWRTLLGACMTHGNVELGKQANERLLAMRRDQSGDYVLLSNIFASMGEWDGVEKVRKLMDDSGVKKEPGCSLIEADNKELMHFLFESKPNLKSKDNVI, encoded by the coding sequence ATGatcagaaagaaaaaggacaagggTTCCAACCTTCAACAACGGTTAAGCATATGGGTACGATGCTCCAACATTCGGACTCTGAAGCAAATTCATGGCTCAATGGTAGTCAGCGGCTTCAACTCCAACCCCTCTGCACTAAGAGAGCTTATCTTCACCTGTGCGATAGGTATATCAGACGCTATGGATTATGCAAACCAGCTGTTCAGACAAATTACGCAACCGGATACGTTCATGTGGAATACAATGCTAAGGGGCTCAGCTCAAAGCTCTAATCCTTCAAATGCCATTTCCCTCTATACCCAGATGGAAGTTAGGCATGTACGACCGGATAACTTTACCTTTCCGTTTCTTCTGAAGGCCTGCACTAAGCTTTCTTGGGTTAAAATGGGAAATGAAGTTCATGGAAAGATCGTAAAATTTGGGTTCGAATCGAATACCTTTGTTAGGAACAGTCTCATTAACTTTCACGCCAACTGTGGGGATTTAACGGTTGCTAGAGCTATATTCGATGGATCGCCAAAACGAGATGTGGTTGCTTGGTCTGCTTTGACGGCTGGTTATGCCAGACGAGGCGACTTAGGAATGGCCCGCCAGCTGTTCGATGACATGCCAATGAAAGATTTAGTGTCTTGGAATGTAATGATCACTGGCTATGTAAAATGTGGGGACATGGGAAACGCGAGGAAACTTTTCGACGAAGTTCCTGAGAGAGATGTGGTGACATGGAATGCGATGATTGCAGGTTATGTGCTTTGTGGGTCTTGTGACAAGGCCTTGGAGATGTTTGAAGAGATGAGATGTGTGGGAGAACGGCCAGATGAAGTGACCATGTTGAGCCTCTTATCTGCCTGTGCGGACTCTGGGGCACTGGATGTTGGCCAGAAGGTTCATTCCTCGCTTTCAGAGATGGGTTTGGAATCTTCGAAAATAGTTCTTGGGAATGCACTTATAGACATGTACGCCAAGTGCGGGAGCATTGAGAAGGCGCTGGAGGTGTTcagaagaatgagagagaaggaTGTCTCTTCATGGAATTCGATAATTGGAGGTTTAGCCTTTCATGGGCATGCCGAGGAAACAATCAAACTATTCAATGAAATGcggagagagaaaatcaagcCAAACGAGATCACATTTGTGGCTGTGTTTGTTGCCTGTAGTCATGGGGGGATGGTTGAAGAGGGCCGTCAATATTTCAATCTTATGAGAAATGAGTATGGAATTGAGCCTAACATTAAGCATTATGGGTGTATGGTGGACCTTCTAGGACGTGCTGGGTTGCTGAATGAAGCCTTCAGATTTGTAGAGGCAATGGAGATTGAACCCAATGCCATCGTTTGGAGGACTCTGCTTGGGGCCTGTATGACCCATGGGAATGTTGAATTGGGGAAGCAGGCGAACGAGCGACTACTTGCAATGAGACGGGATCAGAGTGGGGACTATGTGTTGCTATCAAACATATTTGCCTCAATGGGCGAGTGGGATGGTGTGGAGAAGGTGAGGAAATTAATGGATGATAGTGGAGTGAAAAAAGAACCTGGTTGTAGCTTAATTGAGGCTGATAACAAAGAGCTCATGCATttcttatttgaatccaaaccTAACTTGAAGTCGAAAGACAATGTAATATGA
- the LOC122671735 gene encoding pentatricopeptide repeat-containing protein At1g59720, chloroplastic/mitochondrial-like isoform X2: MRKNCCKRLKSYFPGSLRSTFRREALFVLLPLPKLHPSRSSSSLTPRPSIASDPHESSNSREHNLHSLFKKCSTLKNVNQIHAQIIQTGFEQNLFMLAKIIIFCADSEHGPMDYAVSVFEQIRSPDGFLWNTMIRGFGKTSKPDNAFGFYKRMLYKGEVADNFTYSFLLKICGQLRSVELGKQIHCATLKHGLDFHVFVRNTLIHMYGMFTDIETARQLFEEIPRTELVAWNIIIDCNVHCGHYKEALELFLRMQQSSMEPDEATLVVVLSACAELGALDFGRWIHSRIDYTSFSDIISVCNSLIDMYAKCGAIDNARQVFNKMNQRNIVSWNSMILGLAMHGYADDALELFSKMMEGKLETPNDITFLGVLCACSHRGLVDEGKYYFDIMKREYQLQPTIKHYGCMVDLLGRAGFVMEAYQLIRSMPIECNAIVWRTLLGACRVHGQIQLGERVRRHLLELEPDHSGDYVLLANMYASTGQWNDVFRVRTAMKNRAVQKPKPGNSSIDIGSTEPCKKISTAQMGVDTKLPPCIH; the protein is encoded by the exons ATGAGAAAAAACTGCTGCAAGAGGCTAAAATCCTACTTTCCAGGTTCTCTTCGTTCAACTTTTAGAAGAGAAGCGTTGTTTGTTCTGTTGCCACTTCCAAAGCTCCATCCATCTCGCTCCTCGTCCAGCCTAACACCCCGACCCtcaatagcttcagacccacaTGAGAGCAGCAACTCAAGAGAGCATAATCTTCACTCTCTCTTTAAGAAATGTTCTACTTTGAAGAATGTAAATCAAATCCATGCCCAAATCATCCAAACCGGCTTTGAACAAAACCTGTTTATGTTGGCCAAGATCATCATATTTTGTGCAGATTCCGAACATGGACCAATGGATTACGCGGTCTCTGTCTTTGAACAAATCCGAAGCCCAGATGGGTTTCTCTGGAACACCATGATACGGGGATTCGGAAAGACCAGTAAACCAGATAATGCTTTCGGTTTCTACAAGAGAATGCTATACAAGGGAGAGGTAGCAGACAACTTCACCTACTCTTTTTTACTCAAAATATGCGGACAGTTGAGATCAGTTGAGCTGGGTAAGCAAATTCACTGTGCTACACTGAAGCATGGCCTGGACTTTCATGTATTTGTCAGAAACACTCTCATCCATATGTACGGTATGTTTACAGACATCGAAACCGCACGGCAGCTGTTCGAAGAAATACCCAGAACAGAATTGGTCGCTTGGAACATAATCATTGATTGCAATGTCCATTGTGGCCATTACAAAGAAGCTCTCGAGCTGTTCTTAAGAATGCAACAAAGTTCCATGGAACCTGATGAGGCAACATTGGTTGTTGTCCTCTCTGCATGTGCTGAATTGGGTGCATTAGATTTTGGGAGGTGGATTCATTCTCGAATCGATTATACCAGTTTCAGCGATATTATCTCGGTATGCAACTCTTTGATCGACATGTATGCAAAGTGCGGTGCGATTGACAATGCTCGTCAAGTATTCAATAAGATGAATCAGCGGAATATAGTATCATGGAACTCAATGATACTAGGACTTGCAATGCATGGATATGCAGATGATGCATTGGAACTATTCTCTAAAATGATGGAAGGTAAGCTTGAGACACCAAATGACATTACTTTCTTAGGAGTCTTGTGTGCTTGCAGTCACAGAGGGCTGGTAGATGAAGGGAAATATTATTTTGATATCATGAAGAGGGAATACCAATTACAACCAACAATAAAGCACTATGGATGCATGGTAGATCTTCTTGGGAGAGCAGGTTTTGTGATGGAAGCATACCAACTAATAAGGAGCATGCCAATTGAGTGTAATGCTATTGTGTGGAGGACACTGCTGGGTGCTTGTCGGGTTCATGGGCAAATTCAACTGGGGGAGAGGGTGAGGAGGCATCTCCTGGAGTTAGAGCCAGATCACAGTGGAGATTATGTTCTTCTTGCAAATATGTATGCAAGTACAGGTCAGTGGAATGATGTCTTCAGGGTCAGAACAGCAATGAAAAATAGAGCAGTTCAGAAACCAAAGCCTGGTAACAGTTCTATCGAT ATAGGGTCAACTGAACCATGTAAAAAAATTAGTACTGCTCAGATGGGTGTTGATACAAAACTTCCTCCTtgtatccattaa